From Insulibacter thermoxylanivorax:
ACGGGCAGAATCCCCAGCTTCGGCCTGTGTTCCAGCTCCGCCAAGCCATTCACAACCTCGTAGATCGTGCCGTCGCCGCCGGCAGCGATGATGATATCGAAACCACGGGCGACCGCCTCCGCCGCAGCCTGCGTAGCATCCCCCGTTCCCTTCGTCTCATGACAGGAAGTCTCCAGACCGCCCCGTTCCAAACGATCCAGGATATCAGGCAGCCGCCGGCGCATCTCCTCTCGACCAGAACTCGGATTATAGATCAATCTGGCGCGCTTCACCATTCGTACAGCACCACCATCCACGATAATATCATATACCGTTTAGTTCCATTATGGCACAAACCCTGTTCCGTTCCAATCCTGATCACCTAAGCGAAACCTGTCCACTCACGCCTCACGCCGGCGCTGCGATTCGTCCTGTTGACGGCTCCTTGCAGCTTCCTCTTGACCTTACTATTGTCTGCCCCTCTCCTGTCTGATCATTCCATCCCAGGCAGCACGCTGCGAACCTGCTCTGCGATCCACTTGCTGACAGCGGGATGGGGAAGGAGCGTCTTCCCATTGTAACGCCATTCGAACCCAGCGAAGCGCTGCGGCACAACCTTCCTCGTAAAATACCCCTCACTGACAAAAAACGGCGACAAAATCACCTGACAACCCGGATGCTCCACCTGCACCTTCTCCATCAACTGACGCGCCTGCTCCTCCTGCTGCAGCATCGCCGGATAGGCCACTTGGAATCCGCCCAGCTCCCGCAGCCGATGTGCGGCCCGCTCCAAGACGGCCAGCCATCTCTCATAGAATCCTTCCTCACGGCTGCCATGGCCGACGACGATCAATACCTCGCGTTCCGGCTCCTCGGACAGCGGACGGAGTTTATCGTAGAGCGCTTCGAGGATCAGCGGATGATCGTCCATCACCGAGGTCCAATGGATCTTCGCCTCTGCCCGCATGCGCGGAAGATCCGTCGGCAGCGCAGGCTCCGCTTCCAGTCCGAGCGCATATCGGATCTCATCGATATGGACGCTGCCCGATGAGATGAACAGGGGCACGGTGATGATGTCCGTCACCCCTTTCGCTTCCAAGCAGTCGATCCCATCCTGGATCAATCTTCCCTCGACGAGCTCAAGATAAGAGGAGAACACCGGAATACCGGCAGGGATAGCCGCCTGCGCCACTGCTTCATCGACGAGCTGGACCCAGTCCTCCTCCCGTGAACCATGGCTGATCACCAGGACGCCGTATTTGCCCTTATACATCATCATCGGCAACGCACCTCCTCAGCTCCGCTGGAAAAACTTCCTAACATATAATAAAACGGACACCCAGGTCCGTCTTCATGTCGTCCTATGATCTGATATTATAACTTCTTGATCCGCTCCAAGGCCATGCGATAACCGTCGGTACCATAGTTGAGGCAGCGTTTCACCCGCGAGATCGTAGCTGTGCTTGCCCCCGTCTCCTGTTCGATCTGGTTATACGTGCATCCCTTACCCAGCATACGTGCAACCTCCAGGCGCTGCGAGAGCGATAAAATCTCGTTAACCGTGCATAAGTCTTCGAAGAAAATATAGCATTCATCGATCGTCTTGAGCGATAGGATAGCTTCGAATAATTGATCGATCGTTTTGTCGTTTAACTTCTTGAGTTGCACGAACGATTCACCTCTTCATGAACGTTGATACTTCTATTTTACTTTACCTCTGTAAAGATATCAAACTTTAAATGGGTTAAGCACGGGTTGCCAGCGGATGACGCGGTATAAGTTTCCGCCCATTTTGTGCGAATGGGAATAATCGGGATATTCGTCCATACAACCAAGGCCTTTGCCACATAGAGTATAGGGAAAACGTACAGATCTACATCTCTTATGAAGGATCGTGAATTGGCGTGAATCAATATCCCTATCCATCTTATCGGCATCAACCGCACATTCATCAGCACAACCAACTGCCGCAGGGAACGCCGTATCCGCCAGCCAGTTATCCGCCTGCGGGCTTCCATAATCCCTATCCCGATGCCTACCCCCAACCTCCTGCTGAGCTGCTGCAGCAGCCGGCTGGAGGCAGCGGCGGGGGCGGTCTAGGCGGTCTCCTCGGCGGCGGCCGGGCAGGTCAGATGCTCGGAGATCTGCAAAGTTTTGTGAATCGAATGGGCGGGATCGACGGCATCTTATCGACGGTTACCAAAGTTCAGAAACTCATGTCCACCGTTCAGCAGATTACTCCGATGCTCAGCCTCCTTCTGAATAAGAAGGGACCTGGAACCAGTCTTGCCCAGGCGGATGCCGGCTACCGTTCACCCAGCCGAAGACGCCGCCGGCGCCGGAGCGGCAGCGGCAGCAGGCGAGGGAGACGGTCTGGCAGGAATACCAGCCGAACTGGAAGAGCGGGTTCTGGTTCCGGCTCCTCCCGTTCCCGATCCAGGAATCGCATCAGGTGAACACGAAACGGCGGAAGTCAGCTGACAAGGCGATGACCAGACGGTTACTCCATCCAAGGTCGTTCGCCTTGTCTTCTTCATCGCTTCTATCGGTTCTAATGCCCGGTCATGATTCCATATAACTATCGTAAGTACTATGCTGCGAAGTTGCAATATACGATGTTAC
This genomic window contains:
- a CDS encoding sirohydrochlorin chelatase, coding for MMMYKGKYGVLVISHGSREEDWVQLVDEAVAQAAIPAGIPVFSSYLELVEGRLIQDGIDCLEAKGVTDIITVPLFISSGSVHIDEIRYALGLEAEPALPTDLPRMRAEAKIHWTSVMDDHPLILEALYDKLRPLSEEPEREVLIVVGHGSREEGFYERWLAVLERAAHRLRELGGFQVAYPAMLQQEEQARQLMEKVQVEHPGCQVILSPFFVSEGYFTRKVVPQRFAGFEWRYNGKTLLPHPAVSKWIAEQVRSVLPGME
- a CDS encoding YerC/YecD family TrpR-related protein, whose product is MQLKKLNDKTIDQLFEAILSLKTIDECYIFFEDLCTVNEILSLSQRLEVARMLGKGCTYNQIEQETGASTATISRVKRCLNYGTDGYRMALERIKKL